ATGTAAATTCCTGTTTTTTGTTTTTATTGGTATTTATTACCACTTGTACTGAAGAATATTTATTATCTAAATATAAATGTTTTACAATGTAACTTAATTTAAATGCTAATTTATCATTTTTATCTTCTTCAGAAAAACTTTTTATTACATTTAATTTATTATCATGGGCAAATTCATTAGCTCTTTCACCTATTACAATAAAATCATTTTGAGAATTTTTTATTTTACTTAAAATTAATTTTTCGTATCTTGTATATGAATCTGTTTCATGTTTTTGAGGTTCAGTTAAATAGATTCATAATTTTTTTTCTTTGTTAAAGATTTTTGACAATTTATTATTTTTATTTGCAAAGATTAATGGTTTTGAAGTTATAAATGAATTTTTTATATTATATTCATTTTTAAGAGCCATTAATGTATCTTTATTAAATAAAGCTTTACTTACATAAAATTGCATTTTTTTATTTAATTTTAAAATATCAATTAGCAAAATATTTTTTTTGTTGTTAACGTCTTTATAAATTCTTTCGAGATTTTTTTTACGTTGTTTTTCTTTTTCTAAATACATTTTTAAAGTCTTTCAACAACTTTTTCACTAAATAAAAGTTTTAAATTGCTTGTTTCTTTTGATTTAAAAATTGCTAATTCTGGAAATATTTCAACAATAAAATTCTTTTCAATTAATTTTGTTAATTCATCATTAAATAAAGTTAAGAAATTATTTAATGTATCATCTTCAGCACTCATGAAATTAATTGTTCTGTGTGCTGATTGTTCTTCGTTAATTAATAAAGGACTTAAAACATCACTGCTAAATTTTAAGTTTATATTAAATGAAATAATAAAGTTTTTAAATAACATATCTCATTTATTTTCTAATGCAGTTTTGTATTTTTGAACAAATTCTTTATATGTATTTGATTCAAAACCTAAACCCATTTTTATTAAAATTTCAGCAGATAATTGTTCAAAAGAAATAAATTCTTGGCTTTTAATTATTTCTTTATAATCTCTGAATAAGTCAATATTTTTTTTATTTTGAACTGGTTCTTTTTTATTTATTTTTAATTTCATGAGATACCTCCATATTTTTTGGTGAATATTTAGCTATTTTTCCGAATTCAATTCAGAATTTAATTGATTTTAAGATTAAAACTAAAATACTAAATGCAAGTAAAATAAGTGTAAATATTTCATCTAGTGCCATATTAGCTGAAATGTAATTAAAATTATTATTATTGTAACTTTGCATAATTACATTGATTACATTTATAAAAATTATGATATTAATTAAAACAAAATAACCATAATTGATAATTAAGTTGTTTTTAGTTGAATTATGAGAGTTTTTAAAGTGATTAATTGCAAAAGTAATAATTAATAATATTAAAGTTGCAAATAGAATAATGTTAGTAATTAATTTATTTTCAATTAAGAATGTTTCTAATCAATAAATTGCTCAAAAACTAATTTGTAATACTCAAAAATATACTGAATTTATTAAATTACTATTTGTATTCATTTTTTTGGTAAATGTAATAACTAAGTAAAAAATGAATAATGCAGCTGGAATTATTAATAGTAATAAATATAAATAATTTGGTGTGATTGCACTTGAATCAACATAACTTGATGGTGTTTTTATTTTTGAAAAAGTTGTTATTATTCAGAAATTTAAAGCAACAAATAATCAAAAAATTAATGTTAAATTATTTTTTAAAACAATGTATGCTTGTTTTGAATTAAATAATGTTCAAAAAACATTTATAAAACTAAATAGTAAAGAGAATGAAATAAATAATATAAATGCAACCACGATAAATAAGTTTTGAATACTTCTTATTGTAAATGCATCTGTTATAAAACTATAAAAGCTATTATTTTCTATAAGTAGATAGAATGTTTGTTTACTATTCGCACTAAATCTTCATGCCAACA
The nucleotide sequence above comes from Mycoplasma zalophi. Encoded proteins:
- a CDS encoding MSC_0624 family F1-like ATPase-associated membrane protein; its protein translation is MKQKKMTYTEDNIKIKKSLKMLSFTFQKNKILKRFVELFLFVGALLIFIYAEKTIFASKILPNNSIAFFFDFKHELLAQSNLLVLIRFLFLAILFFYPLIKTYLDLSFNKQKIKKYLPWFILYISASIASFVLFFVFEKYTLNILYLSFSLIALYLVDGSYAIYVHFVNKKLNPEQNKNIRWTLISLISRFLLVAFVIVSMLAWRFSANSKQTFYLLIENNSFYSFITDAFTIRSIQNLFIVVAFILFISFSLLFSFINVFWTLFNSKQAYIVLKNNLTLIFWLFVALNFWIITTFSKIKTPSSYVDSSAITPNYLYLLLLIIPAALFIFYLVITFTKKMNTNSNLINSVYFWVLQISFWAIYWLETFLIENKLITNIILFATLILLIITFAINHFKNSHNSTKNNLIINYGYFVLINIIIFINVINVIMQSYNNNNFNYISANMALDEIFTLILLAFSILVLILKSIKFWIEFGKIAKYSPKNMEVSHEIKNK
- a CDS encoding MSC_0622 family F1-like ATPase gamma subunit, with the translated sequence MYLEKEKQRKKNLERIYKDVNNKKNILLIDILKLNKKMQFYVSKALFNKDTLMALKNEYNIKNSFITSKPLIFANKNNKLSKIFNKEKKLWIYLTEPQKHETDSYTRYEKLILSKIKNSQNDFIVIGERANEFAHDNKLNVIKSFSEEDKNDKLAFKLSYIVKHLYLDNKYSSVQVVINTNKNKKQEFTLLPLEKFDINKLINKESMFLESDIKKFKIYPDLTVFVENEVNIFLENALQSLIIESNFFNAKNNLITSNQIINQLDEEIDKMNKHIIKAKREKEIEDIVMYFTKSKERSDK
- a CDS encoding DUF2714 domain-containing protein, producing the protein MKLKINKKEPVQNKKNIDLFRDYKEIIKSQEFISFEQLSAEILIKMGLGFESNTYKEFVQKYKTALENKWDMLFKNFIISFNINLKFSSDVLSPLLINEEQSAHRTINFMSAEDDTLNNFLTLFNDELTKLIEKNFIVEIFPELAIFKSKETSNLKLLFSEKVVERL